In one Solanum dulcamara chromosome 1, daSolDulc1.2, whole genome shotgun sequence genomic region, the following are encoded:
- the LOC129880200 gene encoding probable glucan 1,3-beta-glucosidase A, whose translation MQLKNMATYSSCPKNLLVFYYLFIISSCCIFNFSYGRNINPSFRVKAVNLGGWLLTEGWIKPSLFDAIPNKDFLDGTGLQFKSVTVGKYLCAELGGGNIIVANRTDASGWETFKIWRINSTTFNFRVFNKEFVGIDGSGNVVALENKAGISETFVIVRNSDDPNRVRIKSTNGFFLQVKSEELVTADNGGNGGWGDDDPSVFIVKTSGKLEGEFQITNGYGPIMAQQVMREHWSTYIVEEDFKFIASNGLNAVRIPIGWWIASDPTPPKPYVGGSLHALDNAFLWARKYGLKVIIDLHAAPGSQNPWDHSSSRDGTIEWGKTDDTIQQTVEVIDFLTARYAKNPSLYAVELINEPLAPEVTLDMVKKFYQDGYNAVRKHSSTAYVVMSNRLSADATELLTFASGLKGSVIDVHYYNLFSDMFNNMSVQQNLDYVNTNRSAQLNTVTQSNGPLTFVGEWVAEWQVRDATKEDYQNYAKAQLEVFGRATFGWAYWTFKNVDNHWSMEWMIKNGYIKL comes from the exons ATGCAACTCAAAAATATGGCAACTTATTCATCATGTCCAAAGAATTTACTTGTTTTCTACTATTTGTTCATCATTTCTTCTTGttgcatatttaatttttcatatgGAAGAAATATTAATCCTAGTTTCAGAGTTAAAGCTGTTAATCTTGGTGGCTGGCTTCTTACTGAAGGATGGATTAAACCTTCTCTTTTTGATGCCATCCCCAATAAAGATTTTCTG GATGGAACTGGATTGCAATTCAAATCAGTAACTGTAGGTAAGTATTTGTGTGCTGAATTAGGAGGAGGAAATATTATTGTTGCAAACAGAACAGATGCTTCTGGATGGGAAACATTCAAA ATTTGGAGGATAAATAGCACCACTTTTAATTTTAGGGTATTTAATAAAGAATTTGTGGGAATTGATGGGAGTGGAAATGTGGTAGCATTAGAAAACAAAGCTGGAATTTCAGAGACTTTTGTGATTGTGAGAAATTCTGATGATCCAAATCGTGTAAGGATTAAATCAACAAATGGTTTCTTCTTACAG GTAAAATCAGAGGAGCTTGTGACAGCTGATAATGGAGGTAACGGGGGGTGGGGTGATGATGATCCTTCTGTTTTCATAGTGAAAACTAGTGGAAAACTAGAAGGAGAATTTCAAATAACTAATGGCTATGGGCCAATCATGGCACAACAAGTTATGAGA GAACATTGGAGTACATATATAGTAGAAGAAGACTTCAAGTTCATAGCAAGCAATGGACTAAATGCAGTGAGAATTCCAATTGGATGGTGGATTGCAAGTGACCCAACACCTCCAAAGCCCTATGTTGGAGGCTCATTACATGCCTTAGATAATGCCTTTCTATGGGCCAG GAAATATGGACTTAAAGTTATAATAGATCTACATGCTGCACCTGGTTCCCAAAATCCTTGGGATCACAGTTCCTCTAGAGATGGTACTATAGAATGGGGAAAAACTGATGACACCATTCAACAGACAGTTGAAGTAATTGACTTCCTAACTGCCAG gtaTGCCAAGAATCCAAGCCTTTATGCAGTGGAGTTAATCAATGAGCCATTAGCCCCTGAAGTTACATTAGACATGGTCAAAAAATTCTACCAAGATGGATATAATGCTGTCCGCAAACATTCTTCGACAGCATATGTTGTTATGTCTAACAGATTATCTGCTGATGCAACAGAGCTTTTGACATTTGCTAGTGGCTTAAAGGGATCTGTTATTGATGTTCATTATTACAACCTTTTCTCTGACATGTTTAACAACATGTCTGTCCAACAAAATCTTGATTATGTCAACACTAACCGTTCTGCTCAACTGAATACTGTCACTCAATCTAATGGTCCTCTCACTTTTGTTG gGGAATGGGTTGCTGAATGGCAAGTTAGAGATGCAACAAAAGAGGATTACCAAAATTATGCCAAGGCTCAATTGGAAGTGTTTGGACGTGCAACATTTGGTTGGGCTTATTGGACATTTAAAAATGTGGACAACCATTGGAGTATGGAGTGGATGATCAAGAATGGCTATATCAaactttaa